The following proteins are co-located in the Macaca thibetana thibetana isolate TM-01 chromosome 6, ASM2454274v1, whole genome shotgun sequence genome:
- the TRIP13 gene encoding pachytene checkpoint protein 2 homolog, whose product MDEAVGDLKQALPCVAESPTVHVEVHQRGGSTAKKEDINLSVRKLLNRHNIVFGDYTWTEFDEPFLARNVQSVSIVDTELKVKDSQPIDLSACTVALHIFQLNEDGPSSENLEEETENIIAANHWVLPAAEFHGLWDSLVYDVEVKSHLLDYVMTTLLFSDKNVNSNLITWNRVVLLHGPPGTGKTSLCKALAQKLTIRLSSRYRYGQLIEINSHSLFSKWFSESGKLVTKMFQKIQDLIDDKDALVFVLIDEVESLTAARNACRAGTEPSDAIRVVNAVLTQIDQIKRHSNVVILTTSNITEKIDVAFVDRADIKQYIGPPSAAAIFKIYLSCLEELMKCQIIYPRQQLLTLRELEMIGFIENNVSKLSLLLNEISRKSKGLSGRVLRKLPFLAHALFVQAPTVTIEGFLQALSLAVDKQFEERKKLAAYD is encoded by the exons ATGGACGAGGCCGTGGGCGACCTGAAGCAGGCGCTTCCCTGTGTGGCCGAGTCGCCGACGGTCCACGTGGAGGTGCATCAGCGCGGCGGCAG cacTGCAAAGAAAGAAGACATTAACCTGAGTGTTAGAAAGCTACTCAACAGACATAATATTGTGTTTGGTGATTACACATGGACTGAGTTTGATGAACCTTTTTTGGCCAGAAATGTGCAGTCTGTATCTATTGTTGACACAGAATTAAAGGTTAAAGACTCACAG CCCATCGATTTGAGTGCATGCACTGTTGCACTTCACATCTTCCAGCTGAATGAAGATGGCCCCAGCAGTGAAAATCtggaggaggagacagaaaaCATAATTGCAGCAAATCACTGGGTTCTGCCTGCAG ctgaattccatgGGCTTTGGGACAGCTTGGTGTACGATGTGGAAGTCAAATCCCAC CTTCTTGATTATGTGATGACAACTCTACTGTTTTCAGACAAGAACGTCAACAGCAACCTCATCACCTGGAACCGGGTGGTGCTGCTCCATG GCCCTCCTGGCACTGGAAAGACATCCCTCTGTAAAGCGTTGGCCCAGAAATTGACGATTAGACTTTCAAGCAG GTACCGGTATGGCCAATTAATTGAAATAAACAGCCACAGCCTCTTTTCTAAGTGGTTTTCGGAA AGTGGCAAGCTGGTAACCAAGATGTTTCAGAAGATTCAGGATTTGATTGATGATAAAGACGCTCTGGTGTTTGTGCTGATTGATGAG GTGGAGAGTCTCACAGCTGCCCGAAATGCCTGCAGGGCAGGCACTGAGCCATCAGATGCCATCCGCGTGGTCAATGCCGTCTTGACCCAAATTGATCAGATTAAAAG GCATTCCAATGTCGTGATTCTGACCACTTCCAACATCACCGAGAAGATCGACGTGGCCTTCGTGGACAGGGCTGACATTAAGCAGTACATTGGGCCGCCCTCTGCAGCAGCCATCTTCAAAATCTACCTCTCTTGTTTGGAAGAGCTGATGAAG TGTCAGATCATATACCCTCGCCAGCAGCTGCTGACCCTCCGAGAACTGGAGATGATCGGCTTCATTGAAAACAACGTGTCAAAATTGAGCCTTCTTTTGAATGAAATTTCAAG GAAGAGCAAAGGCCTCAGCGGCCGGGTCCTGAGAAAACTCCCCTTTCTGGCTCACGCGCTGTTCGTCCAG GCCCCCACCGTCACCATAGAGGGGTTCCTCCAGGCCCTGTCTCTGGCAGTGGACAAGCAGTTTGAAGAACGAAAGAAGCTTGCGGCTTACGACTGA